In the genome of Leptolyngbya sp. FACHB-261, one region contains:
- a CDS encoding TonB family protein, translated as MSLARKFRHRYEVRRSDRLTFFLAMSALLHATLLMAAVASMRWLGDLFPKQAEAPIPLEFIDVPPTIEAKTPPDNAVKIAAANSVAGGQFRPERSAAIGETAAAQSITNAPAAPSQPSQPSQPSQSSQSDQSSSQETAEPQLEPPQPPTRVQPRTRVATQAADSPAQVATVPAPRRVAPSASNSTSSSSSLGAPMSQSANGGGSSSQGNNVLANSNREAPSPQGVDARREVSWGPYMDALKQQVRQQWIPGQTQNSKRTVLRFTVSRNGQISGLSIARSSGSDVADEAARSAVARAAPFASLPSEYQGDSVEINFTFDINVFGNVTEP; from the coding sequence ATGTCCCTCGCTCGGAAGTTTCGCCACCGCTACGAGGTTCGCCGCAGCGATCGCCTGACCTTCTTTCTAGCGATGTCAGCGCTCCTGCATGCCACCTTGCTGATGGCGGCTGTGGCCTCAATGCGTTGGTTGGGTGACCTGTTTCCCAAGCAAGCTGAAGCACCGATTCCGCTGGAATTTATTGACGTCCCGCCTACTATTGAGGCTAAGACTCCCCCAGACAATGCGGTGAAGATTGCTGCGGCCAACTCAGTTGCTGGTGGTCAGTTTCGTCCAGAGCGGTCTGCGGCGATTGGAGAAACGGCGGCGGCTCAATCGATAACCAACGCTCCGGCTGCTCCGAGCCAGCCCAGCCAACCGAGCCAGCCCAGCCAATCTAGCCAGTCCGACCAATCCAGCAGTCAAGAAACTGCTGAGCCTCAACTGGAACCGCCACAACCACCCACTCGAGTGCAACCGAGAACCCGAGTTGCCACTCAAGCTGCCGATTCCCCTGCTCAAGTGGCAACAGTGCCGGCACCCCGACGGGTTGCTCCTAGTGCTAGCAATTCGACCAGCAGCTCCAGTTCTCTAGGCGCGCCGATGAGTCAGAGTGCCAATGGGGGTGGTTCCAGTAGCCAGGGCAATAATGTGCTCGCCAATTCCAACCGCGAAGCTCCTAGTCCTCAGGGCGTTGATGCTCGGCGGGAGGTGTCTTGGGGGCCGTACATGGATGCACTGAAACAACAGGTTCGGCAGCAGTGGATTCCAGGCCAGACCCAAAATTCTAAGCGCACCGTTCTCAGATTTACGGTCAGCCGCAATGGTCAGATTTCTGGTTTAAGCATTGCGCGGTCTTCAGGTTCAGACGTCGCAGATGAAGCCGCTCGGAGTGCGGTGGCACGAGCAGCCCCGTTTGCGTCGCTGCCCAGCGAGTATCAGGGAGACTCGGTTGAGATCAACTTCACGTTCGATATCAACGTCTTTGGCAATGTTACTGAGCCTTAA
- a CDS encoding permease — MNNFSSTLTLFLSLIVEAMPFLLLGVILSGVLLLFIDERKLVANLPRHPLLGALAGGVMGFLLPVCECGNVPVARRLLMLGAPSSVAIGFLLAAPVVNPVVFWATWTAFRDQPEIALLRISFSLLIATLVGWVFSAQADLTPLLQPQMARSLSVRSVPSASSVDLLQGGTFFVQGETVAVATKPLGQRLQLLAANTVQEFRELGAVLLLGAAIATAVQVLVPREVVLSLGQGPISSIAAMMLLATIVSICSTVDSFFALSFASTFTSGSLLAFLVFGPMIDLKTVALLLTVFKKRVVLYLFLLAGQLTFLLTLFVNLRIS; from the coding sequence ATGAACAACTTCAGTAGTACCCTGACCCTGTTCTTGAGCCTGATCGTCGAAGCGATGCCCTTTTTGCTGTTAGGGGTGATTCTGTCAGGTGTGCTGCTGTTATTCATAGACGAGCGCAAGTTAGTGGCAAATCTGCCGCGCCATCCCCTGCTAGGGGCTTTGGCCGGTGGGGTAATGGGTTTCTTGTTGCCCGTGTGTGAGTGCGGCAATGTGCCAGTGGCGCGACGTTTGCTGATGCTGGGTGCTCCCAGCTCCGTAGCGATTGGCTTTTTGCTAGCTGCTCCAGTCGTGAACCCAGTGGTCTTCTGGGCCACCTGGACCGCTTTCCGGGACCAGCCTGAGATTGCGCTGCTTCGGATTAGCTTCTCACTGCTGATTGCCACCCTGGTGGGTTGGGTGTTCAGCGCTCAGGCAGATCTGACGCCCCTTTTACAGCCGCAGATGGCCCGCTCACTGAGCGTGCGTTCCGTGCCCAGTGCCAGCAGCGTCGATTTGTTGCAGGGTGGCACTTTCTTTGTGCAGGGAGAGACGGTAGCGGTGGCGACCAAACCCCTAGGCCAACGCTTGCAATTGTTAGCAGCCAACACAGTGCAGGAGTTCCGTGAATTGGGAGCAGTGCTGTTGCTGGGAGCGGCAATTGCCACGGCGGTTCAGGTCTTAGTGCCCCGTGAAGTCGTGCTGAGCTTGGGTCAAGGACCGATCAGTTCGATTGCTGCCATGATGCTGTTGGCAACGATTGTGTCGATTTGCTCAACGGTAGACTCGTTTTTCGCTCTATCTTTCGCTTCGACCTTCACCAGTGGCTCATTACTGGCATTTCTGGTATTTGGGCCGATGATCGACCTCAAGACCGTCGCTCTACTGCTGACGGTCTTTAAAAAGCGGGTTGTGCTCTACCTGTTTCTGCTGGCTGGGCAACTCACCTTTCTACTGACGCTGTTTGTCAATTTACGCATCAGTTAG
- the mtnA gene encoding S-methyl-5-thioribose-1-phosphate isomerase: MSSAPFASVSQVYPVVWVQDRVVLIDQTRLPQEYTLVEISRSEDMAHAIRTMIVRGAPAIGVAAAYGMALGAREIETQDRGKFLSHLEQVAQQLRQTRPTAVNLFWAIERMLRVARQTVAPVTHLQQLLLEEAQRLGEEDVRTCEAIGEQGLRVLPQSPGELRLLTHCNAGALATAGYGTALGVVRSAWRSGRLERLYADETRPRLQGAKLTTWECVQEGIPVTLITDGMAAHCMQRGLVDAVVVGADRIAANGDTANKIGTYSLALVAQAHGVPFYVAAPLSTIDFSLTTGTQIPIEERDPAEVYQVGETVICPDGVSFYNPAFDVTPAWLIAGIITEFGVFKPASLTQLQERVAQ; this comes from the coding sequence ATGTCCTCTGCTCCTTTCGCGTCAGTTTCCCAGGTTTACCCTGTCGTTTGGGTGCAAGACCGGGTTGTACTCATTGACCAGACTCGTCTGCCGCAGGAATACACACTGGTTGAGATTAGCCGGTCTGAGGACATGGCCCATGCTATCCGCACGATGATTGTGCGGGGGGCACCAGCAATTGGTGTGGCTGCTGCCTACGGCATGGCTTTGGGAGCCCGCGAGATTGAGACACAAGACCGGGGCAAGTTCTTGAGCCATCTCGAACAGGTGGCGCAGCAGTTACGACAGACCCGCCCAACTGCGGTGAATCTGTTTTGGGCGATTGAACGGATGTTGCGTGTGGCTCGCCAAACGGTAGCCCCGGTGACACACCTTCAGCAATTGCTGCTGGAGGAAGCGCAGCGGTTGGGTGAGGAAGATGTGCGCACCTGCGAAGCGATTGGTGAGCAAGGACTGCGGGTTCTGCCGCAATCACCTGGCGAGTTGCGCCTACTGACTCACTGCAATGCTGGTGCGTTGGCAACAGCGGGCTATGGCACGGCTCTGGGGGTGGTACGTTCGGCTTGGCGGTCGGGTCGTCTGGAGCGGTTGTACGCGGATGAGACTCGACCCCGCTTGCAGGGTGCAAAGCTGACGACTTGGGAATGTGTGCAGGAAGGGATTCCAGTCACGCTGATCACTGATGGCATGGCGGCTCACTGTATGCAGCGCGGTCTGGTTGATGCGGTGGTGGTGGGAGCTGATCGTATCGCGGCGAATGGCGATACGGCTAACAAAATTGGTACCTACAGCTTGGCACTGGTCGCTCAGGCTCATGGTGTGCCCTTCTATGTGGCTGCGCCTCTGTCCACGATTGACTTTAGCCTGACGACGGGCACTCAAATTCCCATTGAGGAGCGCGATCCGGCAGAGGTGTATCAGGTGGGCGAGACGGTTATTTGCCCAGATGGCGTGAGTTTTTATAATCCGGCCTTCGATGTGACACCCGCCTGGTTGATTGCAGGCATCATCACCGAGTTTGGCGTGTTCAAACCGGCCAGCTTGACTCAGCTTCAGGAGCGAGTGGCACAGTAA
- a CDS encoding serine/threonine-protein kinase, producing the protein MDLFCTRPGCPRPLNSYSDLDSLATLKTVQQKFCTTCGMPLILVGRYLIIKPLARGGFGATFIAQDRYTPGLRRCVVKQLQPSLGLDANQLETAKQLFIREGEVLEDLGRHPQIPDLLAFFELPVKGFGSQAAQEFFFLVQEFVDGQTLEEELHDQGPFSEAKGREVLTSMLPVLEFVHEAGSIHRDIKPANIMRRKDGRLYLLDFGAVKQVTRAAANPARGLTGIYTPFFAPTEQTHGNAVFPSTDLYSLAVTCICLLTGKPPEELFDPHNNCWAWRPHTQVSDHLGSVLDRMLESAPTRRFQTAGEALAALQTPIPSPQPPASQPLTPQPPASKRLSKRRSTNLQKPAPTPAPPPPVPAPPAQSPATSAGFSLTRLLVSAAFTGFEAGLLWRLIVGLGSGVLGGLSGGLVAWGLVVALLIIGQTLRWIEKTERLVLLSITVAAALVLARAVAVPTLALAVFASLAAVALATLFRLVYTLLSNLIK; encoded by the coding sequence ATGGACCTCTTCTGCACCCGTCCTGGCTGTCCTCGCCCACTCAATAGCTATAGCGATCTTGACAGTCTAGCGACCCTCAAAACGGTGCAGCAAAAGTTCTGCACCACCTGCGGTATGCCCCTGATTCTGGTGGGCCGCTACCTGATTATAAAACCGTTAGCTCGGGGTGGCTTTGGTGCCACTTTCATTGCCCAGGATCGTTATACACCTGGTTTACGTCGCTGTGTAGTGAAGCAGTTGCAGCCCTCGCTGGGTCTAGATGCCAATCAGCTAGAGACAGCCAAGCAATTGTTTATTCGCGAAGGCGAAGTGCTCGAAGACCTGGGACGACACCCGCAGATCCCTGATCTTCTGGCCTTTTTTGAGTTGCCCGTTAAAGGCTTTGGTTCTCAAGCAGCCCAGGAGTTCTTTTTCCTGGTTCAAGAGTTTGTCGATGGCCAAACGCTAGAAGAGGAACTGCACGACCAGGGACCCTTCAGCGAAGCCAAGGGGCGGGAAGTGCTGACCTCCATGCTGCCGGTGCTGGAATTCGTCCATGAGGCTGGCTCGATCCATCGCGACATTAAGCCCGCCAACATTATGCGGCGCAAAGATGGACGGTTGTATTTGCTAGATTTTGGTGCGGTGAAGCAGGTAACCCGAGCTGCTGCCAACCCAGCACGAGGGCTCACTGGCATCTACACTCCCTTTTTTGCGCCCACCGAACAGACTCACGGCAACGCTGTGTTTCCTTCGACCGATCTCTATTCCCTGGCCGTGACCTGCATCTGCTTGCTCACGGGTAAGCCACCAGAGGAACTGTTTGACCCCCACAACAACTGCTGGGCTTGGCGACCGCATACCCAGGTGAGTGACCATCTCGGCAGTGTTCTAGATCGGATGCTGGAGTCGGCACCGACCCGACGCTTTCAAACTGCCGGTGAAGCTCTAGCTGCCCTGCAAACCCCGATCCCTAGTCCCCAGCCTCCAGCCTCTCAACCTCTAACCCCCCAGCCCCCGGCTTCCAAGCGGCTCTCCAAGCGTCGCTCGACTAACCTGCAAAAACCGGCTCCAACCCCAGCTCCTCCGCCCCCGGTCCCCGCACCCCCAGCTCAATCCCCAGCCACATCGGCTGGTTTCTCGCTAACACGGTTGCTAGTTTCGGCGGCCTTTACTGGTTTTGAAGCCGGTTTGCTCTGGCGACTGATTGTGGGGCTGGGCAGTGGTGTTTTGGGTGGGCTTTCGGGTGGCCTAGTGGCCTGGGGCTTAGTCGTTGCGCTTTTGATCATTGGTCAAACCCTGCGCTGGATTGAAAAAACAGAGCGACTGGTCCTACTGAGCATCACAGTGGCGGCTGCCCTAGTTTTGGCGAGAGCCGTTGCTGTGCCCACTCTGGCTTTGGCAGTTTTCGCCAGTTTGGCAGCGGTGGCTTTAGCGACCCTGTTCCGCTTGGTTTACACGCTCCTCTCCAACCTGATTAAGTGA
- the petN gene encoding cytochrome b6-f complex subunit PetN codes for MDILTLGWVAVLTIFTFSIAMVVWGRNGF; via the coding sequence ATGGACATTCTGACGCTGGGTTGGGTTGCGGTACTCACCATCTTCACCTTCTCCATTGCCATGGTAGTCTGGGGCCGCAATGGCTTCTAA
- the serS gene encoding serine--tRNA ligase: MLDLKLLRDKPEEAQARLAMRGSYDLTGILDLDRQVRELEQKRSALQADGNSIGRQVGEQMRKDPNSAEIQQLRDRGTAIKTEIAELEKQEKEIRVSLDAQLLALPNLPHPSTPEGKNEDENVEIRRWGDGYIPDSNGILPHWEIGEKLGILNTERAVKIAQSRFVVLQGLGAALERALISFMLDMQTRAGYLEVIPPVLVNTASLTATGQLPKFAEESFRCAEDDLWLIPTAEVPVTNLYRDEILSSEDLPIYHCAYTPCFRREAGSYGRDMRGLIRLHQFNKVELVKFCHPDTSMQELETLTNNAEAILQALKLPYRVLALCTGDLGFSSAKTYDLEVWLPSSGKYREISSCSNFLDFQSRRANIRFKEPGKKGTQFVHTLNGSGLAVGRTMAAVLENYQQPDGSIRVPDVLQPYLGRDLIA, encoded by the coding sequence TTGCTAGACCTGAAGCTACTGCGAGATAAGCCCGAGGAGGCCCAGGCCCGCTTAGCGATGCGCGGTTCCTATGATCTGACCGGCATACTCGACCTTGACCGGCAAGTGCGCGAACTTGAGCAAAAGCGCTCTGCTCTGCAAGCCGACGGCAACAGCATCGGCAGACAGGTCGGCGAACAGATGCGCAAAGACCCCAACAGCGCCGAGATCCAGCAACTACGGGACCGGGGCACCGCGATCAAAACCGAGATCGCCGAACTAGAGAAGCAAGAAAAAGAAATTCGTGTCTCTCTGGATGCGCAACTGCTGGCCCTGCCCAATTTGCCTCACCCTTCCACTCCAGAGGGCAAGAACGAAGACGAAAACGTTGAGATTCGCCGTTGGGGCGACGGTTATATTCCTGATAGCAACGGGATTTTGCCCCACTGGGAGATTGGTGAGAAACTAGGCATCCTCAACACCGAGCGAGCAGTCAAGATTGCCCAGAGTCGCTTTGTGGTCTTGCAGGGCTTAGGGGCGGCACTAGAGCGCGCCCTGATCAGCTTCATGCTTGATATGCAAACCCGCGCCGGTTATCTAGAAGTGATACCGCCCGTGCTGGTCAATACTGCATCCCTGACTGCAACGGGACAGTTGCCCAAATTCGCTGAGGAAAGCTTCCGCTGTGCCGAGGATGACCTCTGGCTAATCCCCACAGCTGAAGTGCCCGTCACCAACCTTTACCGCGACGAAATTCTCAGCAGTGAAGACCTCCCGATTTATCACTGTGCCTATACGCCCTGTTTCCGTCGCGAGGCAGGCAGTTATGGGCGAGATATGCGGGGTTTAATCCGCCTGCACCAGTTCAACAAAGTCGAACTGGTCAAGTTCTGTCACCCCGATACCTCCATGCAGGAGCTAGAAACCCTCACTAACAATGCTGAGGCGATTCTGCAAGCGCTCAAACTGCCCTACCGCGTGCTGGCGTTGTGTACTGGGGATCTGGGTTTCTCGTCCGCCAAGACCTATGACCTAGAAGTCTGGTTGCCGTCTTCGGGCAAGTACCGAGAAATTTCTAGTTGCTCTAACTTCCTGGACTTTCAGTCGCGACGAGCCAATATTCGCTTCAAAGAGCCGGGTAAGAAGGGCACTCAGTTTGTACATACCCTCAATGGCTCCGGTCTAGCGGTTGGGCGCACGATGGCAGCAGTCCTCGAAAACTATCAGCAGCCTGATGGCAGCATACGCGTGCCTGACGTGCTACAGCCCTATTTAGGCCGCGATCTGATCGCTTGA
- a CDS encoding SH3 domain-containing protein, translated as MKQQQLLLAALVVVGSILGSTIATVAYLTARSNPEPTVATASAPVTSPQPSQDQATQGQLTQSQSTQGQLTQAQLTQAQSPEAQPTAQSTPTPPSVTAPTVPPVSPRPASSSTGPSASAKQSAKPSAKPSESASSFLQFRLRLLDAVQRRDAAFVRSLVTLQTQWSWGGTISLDTYKISDANAPFWQHLEKAVVAGCAAETQFRIPNQEPGSNLWNCPDLRPMQPSTYGESAIRIRGDSVNIRSGPGMDYPVIATASNEALQRDWQTYQKGNFQAEAFKLNAWSPIILPNGQRGFVQNRYAFHEPTDYRAIFVRSRGQWRFHAFLPGNGN; from the coding sequence ATGAAGCAACAACAGCTCCTTCTGGCTGCGCTGGTGGTTGTAGGAAGTATTTTGGGCTCCACCATCGCAACAGTTGCCTATTTGACGGCTCGGAGCAATCCTGAACCTACAGTGGCGACAGCCAGCGCACCCGTCACATCTCCGCAACCAAGCCAAGATCAAGCAACTCAGGGTCAATTAACTCAGAGCCAATCAACTCAGGGCCAATTAACTCAGGCTCAGCTAACTCAGGCCCAATCACCTGAGGCTCAACCAACAGCTCAATCCACGCCAACTCCACCCTCTGTTACAGCACCTACAGTGCCACCCGTGTCGCCTCGTCCGGCCTCAAGTTCAACAGGGCCATCGGCATCGGCTAAACAGTCAGCTAAACCATCGGCCAAACCTTCTGAATCCGCCAGCAGCTTTTTGCAATTTCGGCTGCGTTTGTTGGACGCAGTCCAGCGGCGAGACGCTGCCTTTGTGCGCTCGCTGGTCACGCTACAGACGCAGTGGAGTTGGGGCGGCACGATCAGTTTGGATACGTACAAGATTAGTGATGCCAATGCTCCTTTCTGGCAGCATTTAGAGAAAGCAGTGGTGGCAGGCTGTGCAGCGGAGACTCAGTTTCGCATCCCCAACCAAGAGCCGGGCTCCAATCTGTGGAACTGTCCAGATTTGAGACCTATGCAGCCCTCAACCTATGGGGAATCTGCGATTCGAATTCGGGGGGACAGTGTGAACATTCGCTCTGGCCCTGGTATGGACTACCCAGTGATCGCAACGGCTTCAAATGAGGCTTTGCAACGGGACTGGCAAACCTATCAGAAGGGCAACTTTCAGGCAGAAGCGTTTAAGCTCAATGCCTGGTCGCCCATAATTTTGCCCAACGGTCAGCGTGGCTTTGTGCAGAACCGTTATGCCTTTCACGAGCCAACTGATTATCGCGCTATTTTTGTGCGCTCACGGGGCCAATGGCGATTTCATGCCTTTCTACCCGGTAATGGAAACTAA
- a CDS encoding Ycf34 family protein: MCICINCHYVDQCITYHAVEGQHQQPHLTEEPSFEPVGPTINVNIRNHGTEMEWDVVGCLSFKQETGKWARLRPGELVPT; the protein is encoded by the coding sequence ATGTGTATTTGCATTAATTGCCATTACGTCGACCAGTGCATTACTTATCATGCTGTCGAAGGCCAGCACCAGCAGCCCCATCTCACCGAAGAGCCAAGTTTTGAACCGGTTGGTCCAACGATTAACGTCAATATCCGTAACCACGGCACAGAGATGGAATGGGATGTCGTTGGCTGCTTAAGCTTTAAGCAGGAGACAGGTAAGTGGGCTCGTTTGCGTCCTGGCGAACTGGTTCCCACTTGA
- a CDS encoding DUF1822 family protein, with translation MSLSLLGLTLPLRPLHWHRANQLLRQCSQRRRAELLPYLLARCAVLDWWEDQQGGWDEAENSDWLPVFNDSLATELSWSERPEILELVSLADLNLANSRVLLCLAKAQTLSVEIPLLRDLLGASFCLGVAVDESKQQVQLLGFLSAAAVLRRAGEQLTYSFDVSDLEPMLYFADRLGEPAPAAAVLPALSPEQQQEAVQSLSQRYASPFEMFEPGLAIQVLQDATVCRQVLAVRCLSEQLAQPLARAHEAVQQRPAINLSHWIQNQLDEAAQALHWLLLPPLASGVRSRSTLVRPDASDTLTSLFADLRRQGIRVPQSSGGASHDFSLGSLRLRLYILTWMVSDQEWSMVAVLGPQQPGQLLPAELLLRVEDQQGLVDEHFPRQPSQEPLWLQVIPEVGETILLKVALGGIQVSPSGRLRSLVQEFPLTFS, from the coding sequence ATGTCTCTTTCTCTTCTCGGCCTGACTCTTCCGCTGCGCCCCCTCCACTGGCACCGCGCGAACCAACTCCTGAGGCAGTGTAGTCAACGTCGCCGAGCCGAGCTTCTGCCCTATCTGTTGGCCCGTTGCGCGGTGCTTGACTGGTGGGAAGATCAGCAAGGCGGCTGGGATGAAGCTGAAAACAGCGATTGGCTACCTGTATTTAACGATTCGTTAGCAACTGAGCTGTCCTGGTCAGAGCGACCAGAAATTCTCGAATTGGTCTCGCTCGCAGACTTGAACTTGGCAAACAGTCGCGTGCTTCTTTGCTTAGCGAAGGCACAGACTCTGTCGGTTGAGATCCCCTTACTCCGTGATCTGTTGGGTGCTAGCTTCTGCCTGGGTGTAGCGGTAGACGAGTCCAAGCAGCAAGTACAGTTGCTGGGCTTTTTGAGCGCCGCTGCGGTGCTGCGGCGTGCTGGTGAACAACTCACTTACAGCTTTGATGTATCAGACCTGGAGCCAATGCTCTATTTTGCTGACCGGCTAGGTGAACCAGCGCCAGCTGCGGCTGTGCTGCCTGCTCTCAGTCCGGAGCAACAGCAAGAGGCTGTCCAGAGCTTGAGCCAGCGTTATGCTTCGCCCTTTGAGATGTTTGAGCCTGGTCTGGCGATTCAGGTTCTACAGGATGCGACAGTTTGCCGTCAGGTTCTGGCCGTGCGCTGTCTATCTGAGCAACTGGCTCAGCCCTTGGCTCGAGCTCACGAGGCAGTCCAGCAACGCCCAGCTATCAATTTGAGTCATTGGATCCAGAACCAACTGGACGAAGCCGCGCAGGCTCTGCACTGGCTGCTGTTACCGCCCTTGGCGAGTGGTGTGCGTTCCCGCTCTACGCTGGTTCGCCCGGATGCCTCTGATACCCTGACCAGCTTGTTTGCCGATTTGCGCCGCCAGGGTATTCGGGTCCCACAAAGCTCTGGGGGAGCCAGCCACGACTTCAGCCTTGGCTCTTTGCGCTTGCGACTCTACATCTTGACCTGGATGGTTTCGGACCAGGAGTGGTCCATGGTAGCAGTGCTGGGTCCTCAACAACCTGGACAACTGCTGCCTGCCGAGTTGCTACTGCGGGTCGAGGACCAACAGGGGCTAGTGGATGAACACTTCCCACGACAGCCTTCTCAGGAACCACTGTGGCTTCAGGTGATCCCCGAAGTCGGTGAAACCATCTTGCTCAAGGTTGCCCTAGGCGGCATTCAGGTTAGCCCGAGTGGTCGCTTGCGGTCCCTAGTCCAAGAGTTTCCTCTGACCTTCAGTTGA
- a CDS encoding ABC transporter substrate-binding protein: protein MAGNRKEGPLLLLSFLITAALLGLGWFFLSRSGLNPGALLNSQGSPGTGGLSLPSGSGERLSQGERLLFTDNPNPDKQAGVAALAAGDFQTATTQLEAALKADRNDPEALIYLNNARIGNAAAPTIATVVPVSSSPNSARELLRGVAQAQDEAVRTGQPFKVVIGNDNNDPNQAKELANTLVQDSNILAVVGHGTSTTSLAAAPIYEENKLVMIAPTSTSTELAQVQKGSSNYIFRTVPSDQFTGTALARYLLKGLGKSKAMIFFNAGSSYSQSLNTAFTTTLGLEGGQVVQQVDLSQGNPSEQLGGTAAEVLVLLPDAATLPQAIQVAQANQNRLPLLGDDALYTVDSLRQGGAALNGMVLPVPWHPLKTADSNFTQAANRLWGGDINWRTALSYDAVQALRVALAKARSRAEVEQVLAAPGFTASGATGPINFLPSGDRNGGAVLVRIEPGNRSKTGYDFVPLP, encoded by the coding sequence ATGGCCGGAAACCGTAAGGAAGGACCTCTACTACTGCTGTCGTTTCTAATTACGGCAGCGCTGCTGGGTTTAGGTTGGTTCTTTCTCAGCCGTTCGGGCTTAAATCCAGGCGCATTGCTCAACTCTCAAGGTAGTCCTGGTACAGGAGGTCTTTCGCTACCCAGTGGTAGTGGCGAACGACTCAGTCAAGGTGAGCGGCTGTTATTTACCGACAACCCCAATCCAGATAAGCAAGCGGGGGTGGCTGCCCTGGCTGCTGGTGACTTTCAAACAGCAACTACTCAACTAGAAGCTGCGCTGAAAGCCGACCGCAATGACCCTGAGGCGCTGATCTACCTAAACAACGCCCGGATCGGTAATGCCGCAGCGCCCACGATCGCGACGGTGGTACCCGTAAGCAGCAGCCCAAACTCAGCCCGTGAGTTGCTGCGAGGCGTGGCGCAGGCGCAGGATGAGGCTGTGCGGACAGGGCAGCCCTTCAAAGTGGTAATCGGCAATGACAACAACGACCCAAACCAGGCCAAAGAGCTTGCGAATACGCTGGTGCAGGACAGCAACATTCTGGCGGTAGTGGGTCATGGCACCAGTACCACTTCTCTAGCGGCAGCTCCGATCTATGAGGAAAATAAGCTGGTAATGATTGCTCCTACTAGCACCAGCACCGAACTCGCCCAAGTGCAAAAGGGCAGTAGCAATTACATTTTCCGAACGGTTCCGAGCGATCAATTTACTGGCACGGCTCTAGCCCGCTACTTGCTCAAAGGATTGGGCAAAAGCAAGGCGATGATTTTCTTCAATGCTGGCAGTTCCTACAGCCAATCGTTAAATACAGCCTTCACCACCACTTTGGGCTTGGAAGGGGGGCAGGTGGTGCAGCAGGTCGATCTCTCGCAGGGTAATCCTAGCGAGCAACTAGGCGGCACGGCGGCTGAGGTGCTGGTGCTGCTTCCTGATGCTGCGACCCTGCCGCAGGCGATCCAGGTGGCTCAGGCCAATCAGAATCGGCTGCCGCTCTTGGGCGATGATGCCCTCTACACGGTTGATAGCCTGCGGCAGGGTGGGGCTGCCCTCAATGGCATGGTGCTGCCAGTGCCTTGGCATCCCTTAAAAACTGCTGATTCTAACTTCACCCAAGCCGCAAACCGCTTGTGGGGTGGAGATATCAACTGGCGTACTGCCCTAAGCTACGACGCGGTGCAAGCCCTACGGGTGGCTCTTGCTAAAGCCCGCAGCCGCGCTGAGGTGGAGCAAGTTCTGGCTGCCCCTGGCTTCACTGCTAGCGGAGCCACCGGGCCGATCAACTTCTTGCCTTCTGGGGACCGCAATGGTGGCGCAGTGCTGGTGAGAATAGAGCCTGGCAATCGGTCTAAGACGGGCTACGACTTTGTGCCTCTGCCCTGA
- a CDS encoding Uma2 family endonuclease has protein sequence MSQSAISLDESAVEPDVSHLVTEDDAPVDNLFSETLQRLLTVCLYSSWLGLNDRSFLTAANVGVFYAVRQPPLVPDVFLSLGVQAPQDWRDKQNRAYFVWEFGKPPDVVIEIVSNREGNELGSKLRDYARIGVAYYVVFDPLQQLSETLLHIYELQGNSYEAMSQTWLEKVGLGLTLWEGEFEGKQAVWLRWCDRQGEVLPTGDERASLEQHRAEQQQQRAEQAEAQLAHEQQRAQQLAERLRALGVDPDQL, from the coding sequence ATGTCTCAGTCTGCAATCAGCCTGGATGAATCGGCAGTTGAGCCAGATGTCAGTCATCTGGTTACCGAAGATGATGCGCCTGTGGATAACCTCTTCTCTGAAACTCTGCAACGCCTGTTGACGGTTTGCCTCTACAGTTCTTGGTTGGGCCTGAATGATCGCTCGTTTCTAACGGCTGCTAATGTGGGCGTGTTCTATGCGGTGCGTCAGCCGCCTCTGGTGCCAGATGTCTTCCTCAGCTTGGGTGTGCAGGCTCCTCAAGACTGGCGAGACAAGCAGAACCGAGCTTATTTTGTCTGGGAGTTTGGCAAACCACCGGATGTCGTGATTGAGATTGTTTCCAATCGGGAAGGCAACGAATTGGGAAGCAAGTTGAGAGACTATGCCCGTATTGGTGTGGCCTACTATGTGGTGTTTGATCCGCTGCAACAACTGAGTGAGACGCTGCTGCACATTTACGAATTGCAGGGCAATAGTTATGAGGCAATGTCTCAAACCTGGTTGGAGAAAGTCGGTTTGGGGCTGACGTTGTGGGAAGGCGAGTTTGAAGGCAAGCAGGCGGTGTGGTTGCGCTGGTGTGACCGACAGGGCGAGGTTTTGCCTACGGGTGATGAACGGGCGTCTTTAGAGCAGCACAGAGCGGAACAGCAACAGCAAAGAGCAGAACAGGCTGAGGCACAGTTAGCCCATGAGCAACAGCGAGCGCAGCAGTTGGCAGAGCGATTGAGGGCGCTGGGTGTGGATCCAGATCAGCTTTGA